CAAAACATCTCTAACCATCGACCCCGACCAACCATTAATTACAGAGAACCTCGCCTATACCTATTTGGAGGCAGCAGATAACCCCAATGCCGCCAAGCTCTTCAGACAAAGATTGTCGGAACTGCCCCGAAACCCAACGGACCCGTCTGTGGAAGAGAAACGGGAACGCTTCCAAAGACAGCTAAGAATATTGGAGATACCATTTTCATTTGTGGCGAACTCCGGCCTTAGCCCCTCCCGGCAAAATGAGTTCAGCTCTGGGGAGGCTTTTGCAATCCCCAGCAGTAGTCCTTTCGGTTCGGTTGAGCTATCATGGAGACCACCGATCATCGGCTTCCGAGATGGAAGGGTTTTTGAAGTTTTTGGGAGAACGCAATGGGCAAACCGGCGAGGAAGTTTCAAGCCCGACCCTAATTCCGTTCAAGGTATTGTCGGCATTCGGTATAAACCTCTTCAAAAGCAAAACCTGAAGTTTGGAATGGAGCGGTTTATGAAGGTGGGTGACCTTACAGAGAATAACTGGCTCATGCACGCCATGTGGTCCTACACTCAGGGCCATGATTTTTTGCCGCTTGTCGATCCGGAAACCCAGGAAATTATTAGTGGCCTCCCATATGTTAATGTGTATCTGGAGCTTGGGAAGTTTTTGCAAAATGAACGGGCAGCCCTGTTCTATGGAGACGGAAGGCTTGGTTATACTTTTCGCCTGAACCGTAATAATTTACTGTCAATTTTTGCCTACTCTATTGCTAACGGCAGCTGGACCTCACAAGACACAGGCTTTGCAGCGGAAGCAGGTGCTGGCTTTAGCTACAAGCTAAGGGGTTTGGAAAACACCTACTATGGCGACCTACTAAATTTGGAGATTTATGGACGTTTTGGCCACGAGGTCTATACGAAAAATGGCGACCGAAACGATAGAATTCTGGTGGGCGTTACGACCACGTTTTAAGATAGGTGTCATAACTCTTATCTCTCTTGCGTTCTTTCTTTCCTCTTGCCTCTCCGCAAAAGAAGACCCCGAACCTCCACGGTGTTTCAAAGTAGAATACAGCTTCATACAGCCATGGGGAGATCATTATTCGGATAGCTATGAGCAATGGGTCAACGAGTTCGAACAACACAAGAACTTTGGAATTGACCAAATCGTTCTTCAATGGACCTTGTGGGGCACTCAAATTCACTCCTCCCCACCGACACCGCAGTGGTTTCCAACGGCCTTGCGTGCAGCCAAAAAAACAGGCGTGAAGTTATGGGTCGGACTTCATTATGACCCGCAGTTCATCATAAAATTGAAAGGCAACAGGGTCAGAACCTATCTGGCGCAAAGATCACGGGAAAGCACTGCCCTTGCCAAAGCCCTGATTTCACAGATGGAGGCCCTTGCCTTTCCTGCCGACAACTTCGCAGGGTGGTACCTGTCTGACGAAGTTGATAGCAAGCTTCTTACCAACGATTTTTATTACCTTTTTCTCTCTCAGTATTTTTTGGAGGTCAGACAGAACCTACAAATACTTAGAGGTGTCCCCGTTGCTGTTTCCGCTTATACCGGAGGGAATGGAGATAAGCAGAACCTCGCCTTCCTTTGGAACCAGTTTATGACGGCCACTGGTATCAATGTTCTTTTCAACCAAGATGGCGTGGGGGCAAAACTTCAAACCCTCTCACAAGCTGGGGACTACAATCTATTATTGAGCAACTACGCGACTAAATACGGCTGGAACATTATTCCAGTGGTTGAGCTGTTCAATATTAAAAAAAGTTCCAATCAGTTTCAGACTGTAAGTGCGTCCCCCCGGCAGGTCATTGAACGTATGAATGAAGTTGAACAAAACCGTGATAATCCAGTAGCTGTCTTTTCTCTATCAAGTCATGTTCTTCAGTCAAAGTCTCCATACAAGGCTCAGCTAGAAGATTTGTTTAAAGACAATACAATAATATGCCATGATCAACTTCCAATGTAGGATGAAAGATGCAGCAGGAGGTATCAAGTAACAGCCATCAGGTACTTTGCCTCATAGGAACACGGCCAGAAGCCATCAAAATGGCACCTGTGGTGCTCGCTCTCGACCAGCATCCGAAGTTCTCGCCGAAAATTGTTCTCTCTGGTCAGCACTCCAATCTCACCAAAGATGCTCTGCACCTGTTTGGGCTGGTGAACTACATTCAGTTAAATCCCCATCTTCAAAACCACAGCCTCGCAACGCAAGCTGCCACCTACCTTCAAGCAACCAGCACAGCCATCGAGCAGCTTGAGCCCGGATATATGCTTGTTCACGGAGACACCACAACGGGTTTGGCCGGTGCGCTTGCAGCTTTTTATGCCCGTATTAAAGTCGCTCATGTGGAAGCGGGCCTGCGAAGTGGCGACCTTGACAACCCATTTCCCGAGGAAGCGAACCGCCTACTCATTGACCGCCTGTGCGACAAACTCTTTGCCCCGACACATCACTCAGCCTCCTTACTTCTTCGCGAAGGTGTCTCCTCCGATAAAATCATCGTCACCGGCAATACCGTGGTTGATGCGCTTCGGTTGATATCAAGCAATTTGGAAGCGGCACATTTTCTGCCGCAACTCAAAGGCCAACTTCCAAAAAACCGTCCGTTTATTCTTGTCACAACCCATCGCAGGGAAAACTGGGGTAGGCCGATGCATCAGATTTGCAAGGCCATCAAGGAGCTCCTCCTTGAAAACCCTTCCTACTTTGTTGTGCTGCCCGTCCACCCCAACCCGAATGTTCAGCAAGTCATTCTACCGGAACTTACAAATGTCGACCGGGTCATATTGACCGAACCGCTGGACTATACGGCCTTGATTGCGCTACAAAAGGACGCGGATTTTATTATGACTGATAGTGGTGGCCTGCAGGAAGAAGCCCCTACTTTTTCAACTCCGGTTCTGGTCCTGCGACATACGACAGAAAGACCGGAGGCTATAGAAGCAGGGTGCTCACGCCTTGTTGGTGTCAACACCGAGGCAATCAAAGCCGGGGCTCAGGAAACAATAGATAAGAAAAATAAAGACCAGACAATGGTAAACCCCTTCGGTGATGGGCATGCGGCAGAGCGGATCGTTCGTACTATCGCCCAATCCATCTAGCGGGCATGATGAATGAACCTGTCACTGCTAAGCACCCTGACAGCAGGCTCATATCTGGTCAGAGCAAGAATTCGCTCAAAGTAAATAAGTTAGAATACAAAGTGTGAATGCTAGTGAACGCAATGTGCTCTAAAGGTGATAGTCAGGTTCGATTTCTAGTGGTTCATAAAAGCACTGGTTGTACACTTGGGGCACGCTTTCAATAAACATCATTTCAGGGAGTTTCTTGTATCCATGCTTCTCAATATCGATGATTTTAAGAAGAAAGCCCGCAAACGTGTCCCAAAACTGTTTTTCGAATATGCAGATTCCGGATCTTGGACACAAAGCACCTACCGGGAAAATGAAGCTGACTTTGAAAAATTGAAGTTCGTGCCACGGGTTCTGGTCGACATGGCAAACAGAACTCTTGAAACAAACATAATTGGCCAGAAGTTTTCTATGCCCGTTGGTTTGGCTCCAGTCGGCATGACAGGCATGCAGCATGCAGATGGAGAAATCCTTGCCGCGCAAGCTGCAGAAGAATTTGGCATACCTTTCACTCTCTCCACGATGAGTATTTGCTCCCTTGAAGCCGTTGCCGAAAAAACGTCAAGGCCATTCTGGTTCCAACTCTATGTGATGCGTGACCGCAAGTTTGTGGAAGCGCTTATCGAGAGGGCCAAAGCAGTCAATTGCTCCGCACTGGTGCTCACACTGGATTTACAAATCCTCGGCCAAAGACATAAGGACATTCGTAATGGTCTGTCTGCGCCCCCGAAATTCAATATGAAACATATCTGGCAGGTGGGTTCACGCCCGCTTTGGTGCCTGCAAATGCTAGCGACAAAAAATCGTAGTTTCGGCAATATCATAGGACATGCAACTGGTATTTCCGATATGTCGTCGCTCTCGTCATGGACCACACAACAGTTTGATCCTAGCCTCAGCTGGGAGGATGTTACGTGGATAAAGAAACGATGGGGTGGTCCACTCATCCTGAAGGGGATCATGGACAAGGGCGACGCGCTGAAGGCTGCCAAAACCGGAGCAGATGCCATCATTGTTTCAAATCATGGAGGACGCCAACTTGATGGAGCCCCTTCCTCTATTTCCGTGTTGCCGGAAATTGTTGACAGTGTTGGAAAACATATTGAAGTGCATCTGGACAGTGGAGTTCGCTCGGGGCAGGACATCTTGAGAGCAAAAGCTTTGGGTGCGACAGCCACTTATATCGGCCGGCCATATATTTATGGACTGGGGGTGGCGGGCAAAAAAGGCGTTACAAAAGTCCTCGAAATCCTGCGCAACGAACTTGATATCACTATGGCCCACTGCGGAAAACGGGATATTAATGAAGTCAATCGCTCCATTCTTTACGGGGGATCTTTGTAGGGTCCAGTTATTTAGCGGGCTGTGTCCGTCCACTCTTTTAAGGCGAACGGGTTCTAGCACCGCATGGAAACCATGCAGTGTTGGACTTGGTCTCGCAGGTAACGAGAGTGGCAAGGCGTGCAGGCCAAAACCTGCGCAGTGACTAATAATACCAACGGCACCTGTTTTTGACTCGGGATGAGGATTCCCAAATCACTTGAATTGTGATTCAACATTGGGAAAGGAGATTCCCAATGTCAGCGATCCCATTGCGCCGAGACTATGATGCTTCTTCGTTACGAACTCTTGCTTGTCAAAGTAAGGATGTCAGGCAGAGCCGCCGCCTTCTTGCTCTTGCTGCTGTTTATGATGGGTTGTCGCGCTTGGAGGCGGCACGCATGGGCGGCATGGACCGCCAAACACTGCGAGACTGGGTGCATCGGTTTAACGCAGAAGGGCCGCACGGCCTGTACAATCGTAAGAGCCCGGGCCGTGTCCGGTGGTTAAATAAAGAGCAAATGGCTGAATTTGCAGATCTGGTTGAGGCTGGGCCTGATTTACAACAACACGGCGTAATTCGCTGGCGTCGGCGGGATCTGCAAGGTGTGATCGAGCAGAAGTTTGGGGTCAGCTATAGCGAAAGGGCTATTTCAAGCCTCCTCAGAGTTCTGGGATTTTCTCGGGTCAGCGTTCGGTCACAGCACCCGGCACAGGACGAGCAAGTTATGGAGACATATAAAAAAACTTCCATGCCCGGCTTAAAGAAATAAAAGCGCGCTTGCCCTCACAAACATCCATGGAAATCTGGTGGCAGGACGAAGCCCGCATTGGTCAAAAAAATGGGCTCACCAGAAGGTGGGCAAAAAAAGGAACGAGACCACGGGCTCCCAGCGACGGGCGCTATCAATCAACTTATGTATTCGGGGCCATCTGCCCCGCCCACGGCAAAGGGGCAGCACTTGTTTTGCCCAAAGCCAATACCAATTCCATGCAGCTTCACCTTAAAGAAATCAGCCGAACCGTCGCCAAAGGGGCGCACGCAGTGGTCCTGATGGATCAAGCGGGTTGGCATACAACGGCAAAACTGAAGTTGCCTGATAATATAACCATCTTGCTGCTCCCACCCCGTTCTCCGGAGCTCAACCCGGTTGAAAATGTTTGGCAGTACTTACGGCAAAACTGGCTCTCTAACCGAACCTTTCAAGACTACCAGGAAATTGTCGATGCCGCATGTTCCGCTTGGAATAAGCTTATTCAACAACCCCACACAATCACATCAATCGGTAGACGAAATTGGGCGCATACAGGTCAATTATAAGTGCCGTTGGTATAAAATGTTTCTTCGGCTTTGGCATTCCACCTTGCCCGGGATTATTTTATGCAAAATACTGGGGTAACCAACAGCAGTCGAAAAATACGGTTTCCCGCAGCTGCTCGCGACTCTGGAGGGGCTCCTTGTATCCGCCGGACCTTTACAGCAAAGCCCGAACAATA
This genomic window from Pseudovibrio sp. M1P-2-3 contains:
- a CDS encoding DUF4434 domain-containing protein, giving the protein MATETIEFWWALRPRFKIGVITLISLAFFLSSCLSAKEDPEPPRCFKVEYSFIQPWGDHYSDSYEQWVNEFEQHKNFGIDQIVLQWTLWGTQIHSSPPTPQWFPTALRAAKKTGVKLWVGLHYDPQFIIKLKGNRVRTYLAQRSRESTALAKALISQMEALAFPADNFAGWYLSDEVDSKLLTNDFYYLFLSQYFLEVRQNLQILRGVPVAVSAYTGGNGDKQNLAFLWNQFMTATGINVLFNQDGVGAKLQTLSQAGDYNLLLSNYATKYGWNIIPVVELFNIKKSSNQFQTVSASPRQVIERMNEVEQNRDNPVAVFSLSSHVLQSKSPYKAQLEDLFKDNTIICHDQLPM
- the wecB gene encoding non-hydrolyzing UDP-N-acetylglucosamine 2-epimerase; amino-acid sequence: MQQEVSSNSHQVLCLIGTRPEAIKMAPVVLALDQHPKFSPKIVLSGQHSNLTKDALHLFGLVNYIQLNPHLQNHSLATQAATYLQATSTAIEQLEPGYMLVHGDTTTGLAGALAAFYARIKVAHVEAGLRSGDLDNPFPEEANRLLIDRLCDKLFAPTHHSASLLLREGVSSDKIIVTGNTVVDALRLISSNLEAAHFLPQLKGQLPKNRPFILVTTHRRENWGRPMHQICKAIKELLLENPSYFVVLPVHPNPNVQQVILPELTNVDRVILTEPLDYTALIALQKDADFIMTDSGGLQEEAPTFSTPVLVLRHTTERPEAIEAGCSRLVGVNTEAIKAGAQETIDKKNKDQTMVNPFGDGHAAERIVRTIAQSI
- a CDS encoding alpha-hydroxy acid oxidase; protein product: MLLNIDDFKKKARKRVPKLFFEYADSGSWTQSTYRENEADFEKLKFVPRVLVDMANRTLETNIIGQKFSMPVGLAPVGMTGMQHADGEILAAQAAEEFGIPFTLSTMSICSLEAVAEKTSRPFWFQLYVMRDRKFVEALIERAKAVNCSALVLTLDLQILGQRHKDIRNGLSAPPKFNMKHIWQVGSRPLWCLQMLATKNRSFGNIIGHATGISDMSSLSSWTTQQFDPSLSWEDVTWIKKRWGGPLILKGIMDKGDALKAAKTGADAIIVSNHGGRQLDGAPSSISVLPEIVDSVGKHIEVHLDSGVRSGQDILRAKALGATATYIGRPYIYGLGVAGKKGVTKVLEILRNELDITMAHCGKRDINEVNRSILYGGSL
- a CDS encoding IS630 family transposase (programmed frameshift) — its product is MSAIPLRRDYDASSLRTLACQSKDVRQSRRLLALAAVYDGLSRLEAARMGGMDRQTLRDWVHRFNAEGPHGLYNRKSPGRVRWLNKEQMAEFADLVEAGPDLQQHGVIRWRRRDLQGVIEQKFGVSYSERAISSLLRVLGFSRVSVRSQHPAQDEQVMETYKKNFHARLKEIKARLPSQTSMEIWWQDEARIGQKNGLTRRWAKKGTRPRAPSDGRYQSTYVFGAICPAHGKGAALVLPKANTNSMQLHLKEISRTVAKGAHAVVLMDQAGWHTTAKLKLPDNITILLLPPRSPELNPVENVWQYLRQNWLSNRTFQDYQEIVDAACSAWNKLIQQPHTITSIGRRNWAHTGQL